From the genome of Thiovibrio frasassiensis:
AGCAGCTTCCCGCCCCGGTGATCCATCTTGATGCCGAGAAGCTGGCCCGCGAAGTGGCGGAGAATGCCCGCCTGCAGGGCGAGGCGGACGAAAGAGAGTTCCGGGAGACCTTGCTGGCCATGGATAACAGCGACCGCTTTGAGAAACTGCTGGAGCTGGAGGCGCAGGGAGTGGAGCTGGCGGAGGAGTGGCTGGGGTTCATGGCCTTCTTCCCGAAGACCGGCGACTACACGAACCACGAAGAATACTGGGAGTCGCGCCGGATGGCGTTCACTCTGATGTACCGGAACCAGGCTTCTAAATAAAAAAAGGCCGGTGTTCTAGCACCGGCCCGCACATCAACCCTCAACCCAATGGAGGTGGCATGAGTCAGAATATAAAATTCACCCCGACGTTTGTCCAGACAAAAAACGTGCGCGAGTTCGACACGTTGATGAAGGGACTGATGATCGGCAAAGGCGGATCAGGCGAAGGCGACGAGCGGCTTGCCTGCGTGTCCGGCCGGGCCGGGCGCGGCAAGACCCGCACCACCCAGACCTGGGCGGCAAGAAACGGCTGCGCTTACATCGAGACCGTGTCGGTGTGGAGCGAGCTGGATTTCTTGAAAAAGCTATGTCTGGAGTTGGGGGTACGGCAAATCAGCCATCGCCGGGGCCCATGCTTCGACGCCATTATCGACGTCATGTTGTCAAACCCCAACAGGCCGGTCTTTATCGACGAGATCGAGCGGTTCGGCCAGCGCTACCTGGAGATCATCCGTGATCTGGCCAAGATCACCGGCGGAATCATCGTGCTGATCGGAGAAGAGGAGCTGCCCCACCTGATGAAACAGAACCGCCGGGTCTGGTCCCGTACATACCGCGCCATGGAGTTTGAGCCGGTAAGCCCCTCGGATATCGTCACCTATGTTGCCCAGACCACCACCCTGCCCCTGGGGGCAAAGGCGACGGAGGTGATGCACAAGGCCTCCGGCGGGGATCTCCGGATCGTGCGGCGGGACACCATCAATCTGGTTCATGCCGTAAACAGCCTCAAGCGCACCGGAGAAGTGGACGCAGAGCTGGCCGGGATCGCCTGCAAGTGCGGGCTCAGGGGGTAGGTAATGGCCCACAAATCCTTTTCAAAGAGGGTGCTTGTTGCCGTAACCGATCGCGCCGCCTCAGCCCCGGAAGGTCAGGCCACGGTGAGCGATATATCCGACGCCATGATGATCCAGACCACGGCAGATCACAAACGCATGCTCAACACGCTGTCCGACCTGAAGAATGCAGGCCGGATCGTGCGGGTAAGCCAGGGGGTATACGCTCCGGCCAAGCGAGAGAGCCAGCCGGAGATCCGCGAGGTGATGTGGCGGGTACTCCGGATGCGCCGCCGGGTCACGGTGGACGATCTGGTGGAGATGGCCGGAGCAGGCGCGGAGTATGCCAGCGATTGGTTGCGCATGCTTGAAGTCCGGGCGGTGGTGCGGAAGATCAACCCTGGAGGCGGCAAGCCCTGCGTCTGGCAGATGATTAACGATACCGTGGAAATGCCGGTGGATACTGACAGCGCTGCCAAGCATCGGGCGTTGCGAATAAAGAAGAAACAACAGGCCCTGGCGGACCTTGCGGCAGCGCAGAAGCTGATCGGCAAGGCGCACCAGGCCATAACGGAGCTGGAGGATTGATTATGGGTAACACGGCAAAGGTTATCGGCATGGTGCCGGTTGATGAACGAGTCAAGGAAGTTGCCCACCGCATCCTTGACGATGTGGTCTCGGTGCAGACGGCCATCAGCGGCCAGGACTATGTGCCGGGGGTGGTCAGGTCGGGACTGAATGCGATCCAGGTACAGGCTAGATCGCTGCTTTCCGGGGGCAAGATCGCGCCCGTGCCGGATGGTCTGCTCAGTCAGGAGTATCGGCAGGACATGATGGAGCTGCTGGGTGGACTGCTCGACCTCTTGACCAGCAAAGTCACGGTTCTCCCGCTGCCGGGAGAGCTATCGGACGATGATCTCAGGACCATAGCCCTGGCGGCCAAGGCAGCGGTCGGCAGGATCACCAATTATCTGACCGTCAAGCAGGCGGAAAACCGGATGCAGCGGCGGGAGGGCGGCAATGGACTGGCTCAGCCTGCTGCGTAAAGCGGTAGAGGTCGAGGGCGGCCAGGCTGCGGTGGGCCGCAAAATAGACTACAGCGCGCCCACCATCAGTCAGGTGTTGGGCGGGACATACAACGGCAGCACCGATGCGATCCGCGACAAGGTGCTGGCAATCTACGGAGGAAGGACATTGGACACGAAACCTGTGCCGGAAGGCTATATGAAAAACGGGGTTGGCAATCTGGTCCCCATCGAGAGCATCAAAGAGATCGATCTGGTCCGCGACCGGTTTGTCCGGGACGTGGTGGCCAAGGCCGAAAAAGTGAGCGAGATGCTCACCGAATTCAAGCAGCTCGTGGCTGGCGATATCCAGGCATTCCTGGAGCTTTCCGCAGAGAAATACAAGGCTGATATGGGCGGATCCAGGGGCAACGTGAGTCTGACTAGCTTCGACGGCAAGTACAAGGTGCTGCGGGCCGTGGCCGACCGGCTGGAGTTTGACGAACGGCTGCAAGCGGCCAAGAGCCTGATCGATGAGTGCTTGCGGGAGTGGACCAAGGACAGCGGCAGCGAGATCCGGGCCTTGATCGATCAGGCCTTCCAGGTTGATAAAAAAGGCAAGATCAACGCCAAGCGCATTATCAGCCTGCGCCAGCTCAAGATCGAGCACCCTACCTGGCTGCGGGCCATGGAGGCCATCGGCGACGCCCTAACCGTGACCGGCTCCCGCGACTACTACCGGGTGTATGAGCGGGACGAGCGAGGGGAGTATCAACAGATCCCGCTTGATTTTTCGGGGGTGTGAGCCATGGAAAGCCCGAACTGTGGTGTTGGCTCGGATAGGTCAGCAAAGATAGCGGTCGCGCTGTGCGTACTCCTGCTCGCCGCTGCCATGTTTTTGTCCTTCCGCAACCAGAGGCTTTTTGATGATATCGCCAGACTTCAGCGGGAAAATCTTGATCGGGCTGGGGTTGTCGGCTGGGTGCGGATGGACCCGGAAACTAAACAGCTTTGTTTTGTGAGGAGATGAGAGATGAAAAAGAGACCAGACAAAGTTGTCATCACCATCACGGCAGAAGGAATAAGCACTGTTGTTTTTGCGGGCGACCAGGAGCTGTCGAATCGTTC
Proteins encoded in this window:
- a CDS encoding AAA family ATPase encodes the protein MSQNIKFTPTFVQTKNVREFDTLMKGLMIGKGGSGEGDERLACVSGRAGRGKTRTTQTWAARNGCAYIETVSVWSELDFLKKLCLELGVRQISHRRGPCFDAIIDVMLSNPNRPVFIDEIERFGQRYLEIIRDLAKITGGIIVLIGEEELPHLMKQNRRVWSRTYRAMEFEPVSPSDIVTYVAQTTTLPLGAKATEVMHKASGGDLRIVRRDTINLVHAVNSLKRTGEVDAELAGIACKCGLRG
- a CDS encoding DUF3164 family protein: MDWLSLLRKAVEVEGGQAAVGRKIDYSAPTISQVLGGTYNGSTDAIRDKVLAIYGGRTLDTKPVPEGYMKNGVGNLVPIESIKEIDLVRDRFVRDVVAKAEKVSEMLTEFKQLVAGDIQAFLELSAEKYKADMGGSRGNVSLTSFDGKYKVLRAVADRLEFDERLQAAKSLIDECLREWTKDSGSEIRALIDQAFQVDKKGKINAKRIISLRQLKIEHPTWLRAMEAIGDALTVTGSRDYYRVYERDERGEYQQIPLDFSGV